One segment of Babylonia areolata isolate BAREFJ2019XMU chromosome 24, ASM4173473v1, whole genome shotgun sequence DNA contains the following:
- the LOC143298713 gene encoding uncharacterized protein LOC143298713, whose protein sequence is MRHHLSCLPEMASTKSWLPPHDPEPATEVLSGDLYLLTTSSTCKARAVRCPVHVQVYRSCFGHYAVISANLRAPASFLNLRSCNSRLCPPSSSSSTDSSSSSSSCADPRVRRFRVELGGGEGQVIYFEVSPRDSVSVEEWVRAFQGAGVPSPGNISPSLSPIIPRNPIMPTLQESIEEEEEEEEEEEEELS, encoded by the coding sequence ATGAGGCatcacctgtcctgtctgccCGAAATGGCCAGCACCAAGTCCTGGCTGCCCCCACACGACCCGGAGCCTGCCACAGAGGTCCTGTCCGGCGACCTCTACCTGCTCACCACCAGCAGCACGTGCAAGGCGCGCGCCGTCCGATGCCCCGTGCACGTGCAGGTGTACCGCTCCTGTTTCGGACACTACGCCGTGATCAGTGCCAACCTCCGTGCCCCCGCCTCCTTCCTCAACCTCCGCTCCTGCAACTCCAGACTGTGtccgccatcctcctcctcctccacagactcctcctcctcctcttcctcctgcgcTGATCCCCGGGTGCGGAGGTTCCGGGTGGagctagggggtggggaggggcaggtgATCTACTTCGAGGTGAGTCCCCGGGACAGTGTCAGCGTGGAGGAGTGGGTCCGGGCCTTCCAGGGGGCCGGGGTTCCATCCCCCGGcaacatctccccctccctcagcccCATCATCCCCCGCAACCCCATCATGCCCACGCTTCAAGAGagcatagaggaggaggaggaggaggaggaggaggaagaagaggaactcAGTTGA